One stretch of Streptomyces sp. A2-16 DNA includes these proteins:
- a CDS encoding S8 family serine peptidase — protein sequence MRRHHAFWAVAGAAGLLAGVITPAAAGPGSQVTAPESTPVRSGTGTGATSTQTVTLITGDTVSLSTGPDGKQAVDVRRGKGREAATFLSSEKDGEVSVLPSDAIPLVNAGRLDPALFNVTQLVKQGYADTRTGDTPVIATYTKGSATPEGARRTLALPTIDGAALSAKKSPAFWADIAPALGTEPTAKAAKTLGEGIDKIWLDGKVEASLDVSVPQIGAPEVWKSGYDGKGVKVAVLDTGVDAGHPDLAGRIAGSTSFVPGQAVQDGHGHGTHVASTIVGSGAASDGRRKGVAPGAELLVGKVLGNDGRGQDSWIIAGMEWAAHSGAKIVSMSLGGDASGPSDVLSETVDELSASTGTLFVIAAGNSGPTEQTIGTPGIADSALTVGAVDKSDKLASFSSRGPRIGDYAVKPEITAPGAAITAARAAGTTMGTPVDDYYTTSNGTSMATPHVAGAAALVAQAHPDWTGQQIKQALATTARTNTVNSVFEQGDGRVDAVRAVDQGVFATPTLSFGTYEESDAEADSKDVTYTNTTDKAVELKVASSLPGAALNADTVTVPAKGTATVGVTVDPAEEATGRYTGHITASADGVRVTTAIGFEKLAKTYDLKVSLVGRDGKPSTSASIFMLSELNGAYPDVHGFLGSGYTFKVPAGTYNMASWISQRDAAGLEVNTSIVGDPEVRVDRNTEVVLDARKAVEIKPRTKEDSEFQGFSTSWHREGPGSAWGLTYSQGWWTDHVYVAPTEKVTQGMFEFSPKFRLYAKELTASVISPEKYALPLDYAQTDTGFPVRISGDRTVRAVDAGSGATADFDGLDVKGKVAVVRVGAGKTADEALANATAAGAGYVLAYHETPGYWISWVKSASIPLMTATGEDGAKLGALLKSGKKVQLKLTGTAVSPYVYSVMFPQPGAVSADQTYDLNSSNTVRQTVRYHGDRAGRIGKDSVYRYRPWQSADIETSNNVQLGTERTEYYNVSDSRIWHAVHPDANATKPQWDSVQTFDKAGKVPSEDWLRQIVRPATSEQYGLSQRTGDKLTLAIPELSDSTPGHFGSVDNAQDTAKGKLYADGQLVGDTKLGGLGTFDVPAAKASYRLVLDARRTAGWGAYSSGTHTEWSFASAHTDQRTALPLLSVDYGVAGLDLLNRADRKHTSQLRVSVRDQSGSVKAGALKAWVSYDDGTSWKAVKVKHGELQLKHPKGARFVSLRVQAADRSGNGVDQTVLRAFGLK from the coding sequence ATGCGAAGACACCACGCCTTCTGGGCCGTGGCAGGAGCGGCCGGACTGCTCGCGGGCGTGATCACGCCCGCCGCGGCCGGTCCCGGATCGCAGGTCACCGCACCGGAATCCACTCCCGTGCGGAGCGGCACCGGGACCGGTGCGACGAGTACGCAGACCGTCACCCTCATCACCGGTGACACCGTGTCCCTCAGCACCGGACCGGACGGCAAGCAGGCCGTCGACGTCCGGCGCGGCAAGGGCCGCGAGGCCGCCACCTTCCTGTCCAGCGAGAAGGACGGCGAGGTCAGTGTCCTGCCGTCGGACGCGATCCCGCTCGTGAACGCGGGCCGTCTCGACCCGGCCCTCTTCAACGTCACCCAGCTGGTGAAGCAGGGGTACGCCGACACGAGGACCGGCGACACCCCGGTGATCGCGACGTACACGAAGGGCAGCGCGACCCCCGAGGGCGCGCGCCGGACGCTCGCGCTGCCCACGATCGACGGCGCCGCGCTGAGCGCGAAGAAGTCGCCCGCCTTCTGGGCCGACATCGCCCCCGCGCTCGGCACCGAGCCCACGGCGAAGGCCGCGAAGACGCTCGGCGAGGGGATCGACAAGATCTGGCTCGACGGCAAGGTCGAGGCGTCCCTCGACGTCAGCGTGCCGCAGATCGGCGCGCCCGAGGTGTGGAAGTCGGGCTACGACGGCAAGGGCGTCAAGGTCGCCGTCCTGGACACGGGCGTGGACGCCGGTCATCCGGATCTCGCCGGGAGGATCGCCGGGTCGACGAGCTTCGTGCCGGGCCAGGCGGTGCAGGACGGCCACGGTCACGGCACCCATGTGGCGTCCACGATCGTCGGCTCGGGCGCGGCCTCGGACGGCAGGCGCAAGGGTGTGGCGCCGGGCGCGGAGCTGCTGGTCGGCAAGGTGCTGGGCAACGACGGCCGCGGCCAGGACTCCTGGATCATCGCGGGCATGGAGTGGGCCGCGCACTCCGGCGCGAAGATCGTGTCGATGTCGTTGGGCGGTGACGCGTCCGGCCCCTCGGACGTGCTGAGCGAGACCGTCGACGAGCTGTCCGCGTCCACCGGCACCCTCTTCGTGATCGCGGCGGGCAACTCCGGCCCGACCGAGCAGACCATCGGCACTCCGGGCATCGCCGACTCGGCGCTGACGGTCGGCGCGGTCGACAAGTCCGACAAGCTGGCCTCGTTCTCCAGCCGGGGCCCCCGTATCGGCGACTACGCGGTCAAGCCGGAGATCACCGCACCGGGCGCGGCCATCACCGCGGCCCGCGCGGCCGGCACCACCATGGGCACGCCGGTCGACGACTACTACACGACGTCGAACGGTACGTCGATGGCGACCCCGCATGTCGCGGGCGCCGCCGCGCTGGTCGCGCAGGCCCATCCGGACTGGACGGGACAGCAGATCAAGCAGGCGCTGGCGACCACCGCGAGGACGAACACCGTCAACTCCGTGTTCGAGCAGGGCGACGGCCGGGTCGACGCGGTACGGGCCGTCGACCAGGGCGTGTTCGCGACACCGACGCTGAGTTTCGGCACGTACGAGGAGAGCGACGCCGAAGCCGACAGCAAGGACGTCACCTACACCAACACCACCGACAAGGCGGTGGAGTTGAAGGTTGCCTCGTCCCTGCCCGGTGCCGCCCTGAACGCGGACACCGTGACCGTCCCGGCGAAGGGCACCGCCACCGTGGGGGTGACGGTCGACCCCGCCGAGGAGGCGACGGGCCGGTACACGGGCCACATCACCGCGAGCGCCGACGGCGTCCGGGTCACCACCGCCATCGGCTTCGAGAAGCTGGCCAAGACCTACGATCTGAAGGTGTCGCTGGTGGGCCGGGACGGCAAGCCGTCCACCTCGGCGTCGATCTTCATGCTCTCGGAACTGAACGGCGCGTATCCGGACGTCCACGGGTTCCTCGGCAGCGGCTACACGTTCAAGGTGCCGGCCGGCACGTACAACATGGCGTCGTGGATCTCCCAGCGGGACGCGGCCGGACTGGAGGTCAACACCTCCATCGTCGGCGATCCGGAGGTCAGGGTCGACAGGAACACCGAGGTCGTCCTCGACGCCCGCAAGGCGGTCGAGATCAAGCCGAGGACCAAGGAGGACTCCGAGTTCCAGGGCTTCAGCACCAGTTGGCACCGGGAGGGCCCGGGCAGCGCATGGGGGCTGACCTACAGCCAGGGCTGGTGGACCGACCACGTCTACGTGGCGCCCACCGAGAAGGTCACCCAGGGCATGTTCGAGTTCTCCCCGAAGTTCCGTCTGTACGCCAAGGAGCTGACGGCGAGCGTCATCAGCCCCGAGAAGTACGCGCTGCCCCTCGACTACGCGCAGACGGACACCGGTTTCCCGGTGCGGATCAGCGGTGACCGCACGGTCCGGGCGGTGGACGCGGGCAGCGGCGCCACGGCCGACTTCGACGGTCTCGACGTCAAGGGCAAGGTGGCGGTCGTCCGGGTGGGCGCCGGAAAGACGGCGGACGAGGCGCTGGCCAACGCGACCGCGGCCGGGGCCGGTTACGTCCTCGCCTACCACGAGACGCCCGGCTACTGGATCTCCTGGGTGAAGAGCGCGTCCATCCCGTTGATGACCGCGACCGGCGAGGACGGCGCGAAGCTCGGCGCCCTGCTCAAGAGCGGGAAGAAGGTCCAGCTGAAGCTGACGGGCACCGCGGTCAGCCCGTACGTGTACTCCGTGATGTTCCCGCAGCCGGGCGCCGTCTCGGCCGACCAGACGTACGACCTGAACAGCTCCAACACCGTGAGGCAGACGGTCCGCTACCACGGGGACCGGGCCGGCCGGATCGGCAAGGACTCCGTGTACCGGTACCGTCCCTGGCAGAGCGCCGACATCGAGACCAGCAACAACGTGCAACTCGGCACGGAGCGCACCGAGTACTACAACGTCTCCGACAGCCGGATCTGGCACGCCGTCCATCCCGACGCGAACGCGACCAAGCCCCAGTGGGATTCCGTGCAGACCTTTGACAAGGCCGGCAAGGTGCCCTCCGAGGACTGGCTGCGCCAGATCGTGCGCCCGGCGACCAGTGAGCAGTACGGCCTCTCCCAGCGCACCGGCGACAAACTGACCCTCGCGATACCGGAGTTGAGCGACTCCACGCCGGGGCACTTCGGGTCGGTGGACAACGCCCAGGACACCGCGAAGGGCAAGCTGTACGCGGACGGACAGCTGGTCGGCGACACCAAACTGGGCGGACTCGGCACCTTCGACGTCCCGGCGGCGAAGGCCTCCTACCGCCTCGTGCTCGACGCACGGCGCACGGCCGGCTGGGGCGCGTACTCCTCCGGCACCCATACCGAATGGTCCTTCGCCTCGGCACACACGGACCAGCGGACGGCGCTGCCGCTGCTCTCGGTCGACTACGGCGTGGCCGGGCTCGACCTCCTCAACCGCGCCGACCGCAAGCACACGTCGCAGCTCCGGGTCTCCGTACGAGACCAGTCGGGCAGCGTCAAGGCCGGTGCCCTGAAGGCGTGGGTCTCCTACGACGACGGCACGTCCTGGAAGGCGGTGAAGGTGAAACACGGCGAGCTGCAGCTCAAGCACCCGAAGGGCGCCCGGTTCGTGTCGCTGCGCGTGCAGGCAGCCGACAGGAGCGGCAACGGGGTCGATCAGACCGTGCTGCGGGCGTTCGGACTGAAGTAG